The Daucus carota subsp. sativus chromosome 7, DH1 v3.0, whole genome shotgun sequence genome window below encodes:
- the LOC108195693 gene encoding desiccation-related protein At2g46140 — protein MSTSGEPVKIERAVKVEEDKEGQNGFFGTIKGFIHDIGEKLEDKVGFGKPTADFVAIHIPKMNLKMAEIVVDVLVKNPNPIPIPLVDINYLIESDGRKLLSGLIPDAGTIHSHGSETIKIPVCLIYDDIKSTYGDIHPGNRIPYKVKIDLIMDVPVFGRLTLPMEKSGEIPVPYKPDIDVEKIKFESFSMEETVANIHLKLENKNDFDLALNSLDYQVWLGDINVGGAKLSKSAKIDTCGITYIELPISFRPKDFGSALWDMIRGRGTGYTMKGNIEVDTPFGPMKLPISREGGTTRLKKNKENGCNDEDQDDDDED, from the exons ATGTCTACATCTGGTGAGCCTGTGAAAATTGAAAGGGCTGTCAAGGTTGAAGAAGACAAAGAAGGACAGAATGGATTCTTCGGGACTATTAAGGGGTTTATCCATGATATAGGAGAGAAGTTGGAGGATAAAGTAGGATTCGGGAAACCAACTGCAGATTTTGTAGCGATTCATATCCCTAAAATGAACCTTAAAATGGCTGAAATTGTTGTTGATGTGCTTGTGAAGAATCCAAATCCTATTCCAATCCCTCTTGTTGACATAAACTACTTGATTGAAAGTGATGGAAGGAAACTGCTTTCTGGCTTAATCCCTGATGCTGGAACCATCCATTCACATGGTTCAGAGACTATTAAGATCCCAGTGTGTCTTATTTACGATGACATTAAGAGTACGTATGGAGACATACATCCTGGAAACAGAATTCCTTACAAGGTCAAGATTGACCTCATTATGGATGTGCCTGTCTTTGGCAGGCTAACTTTACCAATGGAGAAAAGTGGAGAGATCCCTGTGCCATATAAACCTGATATTGATgttgagaaaataaaatttgaaagctTCTCGATGGAAGAAACGGTTGCAAACATCCATTTGAAACTGGAGAACAAGAACGATTTTGATTTGGCACTGAATTCATTAGACTATCAGGTTTGGTTGGGTGACATTAATGTTGGTGGTGCAAAATTGTCTAAATCTGCCAAGATCGATACATGTGGTATAACTTACATTGAACTTCCCATCAGCTTTAGGCCTAAGGATTTTGGATCAGCTCTCTGGGATATGATTAGGGGAAGGGGTACTGGTTACACAATGAAAGGAAACATTGAAGTGGACACACCCTTCGGACCAATGAAGTTACCTATTAGCAGGGAGGGTGGCACCACACGCCTTAAAAAGAACAAAGAAAACGGATGCAATGATGAAgatcaagatgatgatgatgag GACTGA
- the LOC108194241 gene encoding protein AUXIN-REGULATED GENE INVOLVED IN ORGAN SIZE, whose protein sequence is MMDVRTLHNNASSFSRNDNGGYHRNGTTFVQRRKIEHQRSFSQGLDRKLLSSKSYFTLQSLFVLICLAASLLLLPLILPPLPPPPPFMLLLLPVCLAVVLMFLAFMPSNVRDVTNNYSYM, encoded by the coding sequence ATGATGGATGTTAGAACATTGCATAACAATGCTTCTAGTTTCTCTAGAAATGATAATGGTGGATATCATCGTAATGGAACAACGTTTGTGCAAAGGAGAAAGATAGAACATCAGAGGTCTTTCTCACAAGGGCTTGACAGAAAATTGTTGTCTTCCAAGAGCTATTTCACATTGCAGTCATTGTTTGTGCTCATTTGTCTAGCGGCTTCATTGCTGCTACTGCCGCTGATTCTGCCCCCATTGCCGCCTCCGCCGCCATTCATGTTGCTGCTGTTGCCGGTTTGCTTGGCGGTTGTGCTCATGTTCTTGGCGTTCATGCCTTCTAACGTTAGGGATGTAACTAATAACTATTCTTATATGTAA
- the LOC108196341 gene encoding ankyrin repeat protein SKIP35, with the protein MEDKKALMELDLRNEFMPLDECTDMEIDENENGSMKNEGGEASDGDVVFSREGPLASDGHIGMLENTCTCGASKKMKSTLATSDSETGSTDNGVPAKKLSRQDRIELGRMFQAAVSCRDWELAESLILLADPQTLNDSLCISLDSVWFLSTEEELFGITGIIKKVIANGAYDFTRAALRTSFLASCVSACQSRTMSLADTVSVMAERLHERLQECNGDEVLKAEAGAKVQKFTEWALKCIGFHSRCQGNGDDIYQNSPVQIQLQLSAFKIFLDLAGNNLSGKDFTEAFDAACFPLTLFSSSFDPGWASGISATAIQGLLSMLVDGGADNVNQCFLEASRFGSTELVRILLQIAQRNSLDVDVDLALGFASHYGKIGTMECLVEEGNAMTFLGPLMRAAERGCLLVVQWFVKRGCRDMELCLALTAATSSSQVEIAAYLLPHVPHHVLSALSVEILKAAGERSSGSLDGVAFLLKSDFLGDPAATYAVAESISKSDDDGVAPQLRDFLREHWSEGAFLDGLREGEDNYLNLVRILKWGESPICLGDLPSALKVAIAYLPLYRECVEAGGCLLSQRLRGQLVEAARRLGGKKLDEAGQEKELLAVLEHHLPQFFLYEAKCA; encoded by the exons ATGGAGGATAAGAAAGCGTTGATGGAGCTCGATTTGAGAAATGAATTTATGCCTCTTGATGAGTGTACTGACATGGAAATTGATGAAAATGAGAATGGTAGTATGAAAAATGAAGGAGGAGAGGCAAGTGATGGTGATGTAGTGTTTTCAAGGGAAGGTCCATTGGCAAGTGACGGACATATAGGAATGCTTGAAAATACTTGCACTTGCGGAGCATCTAAAAAGATGAAATCTACACTGGCGACTTCAGATTCTGAAACTGGAAGTACTGATAATGGCGTGCCTGCAAAGAAACTCAGCAGACAAGACAGGATTGAGCTGGGGAGAATGTTTCAGGCTGCTGTGAGTTGTCGTGACTGGGAACTTGCGGAAAGTCTGATTTTGTTGGCGGATCCCCAGACACTAAATGATTCCTTGTGTATTTCGCTCGATTCAGTTTGGTTTTTGAGCACAGAGGAGGAGCTATTTGGTATAACAGGAATAATCAAAAAAGTTATTGCTAATGGTGCTTATGACTTTACTAGAGCTGCTCTCAGAACTTCATTCCTTGCATCCTGTGTTTCTGCATGCCAAAGCCGAACAATGAGCCTGGCGGATACTGTTTCTGTAATGGCAGAACG GTTGCACGAACGTCTCCAGGAATGTAACGGGGATGAGGTTTTGAAAGCTGAGGCTGGTGCCAAGGTCCAAAAGTTCACTGAATGGGCTCTGAAATGTATAGGTTTTCATTCTCGTTGCCAGGGTAATGGAGATGACATCTATCAAAACTCACCCGTTCAGATTCAACTTCAATTATCCGCATTCAAGATTTTTCTTGATTTGGCGGGAAACAATCTATCTGGAAAGGACTTTACGGAAGCCTTTGATGCAGCGTGTTTCCCTCTTACTCTGTTTTCTAGTTCATTTGATCCCGGTTGGGCATCAGGCATATCAGCGACTGCCATCCAAGGGTTGCTGAGTATGCTCGTAGATGGGGGTGCAGACAATGTCAATCAATGTTTTCTTGAAGCCTCACGTTTCGGGAGTACAGAGCTTGTCCGCATCCTTTTGCAG ATCGCCCAAAGGAATAGTTTGGATGTTGATGTTGATCTGGCTTTGGGCTTTGCTTCTCATTATGGCAAGATTGGAACTATGGAATGTCTAGTCGAAGAAGGGAATGCAATGACCTTTTTGGGTCCTCTCATGAGGGCAGCTGAGAGGGGTTGTCTGCTGGTTGTTCAATGGTTTGTTAAGAGAGGCTGCCGAGACATGGAACTTTGTCTAGCTCTTACAGCTGCCACTTCCAGTAGTCAAGTTGAGATCGCTGCCTATCTCCTACCTCATGTCCCGCATCATGTGCTTTCAGCTCTTAGCGTTGAAATTCTAAAGGCTGCTGGTGAAAGAAGCAGTGGGTCACTTGACGGGGTAGCATTTCTCCTCAAGTCTGATTTTCTTGGAGATCCTGCAGCCACATACGCTGTGGCTGAGAGCATTTCTAAATCTGATGACGACGGTGTTGCACCCCAGCTCAGGGACTTTCTGCGGGAACACTGGTCAGAAGGTGCTTTCTTGGATGGGTTGAGAGAAGGCGAAGATAACTACTTAAATTTAGTGAGGATTTTGAAGTGGGGTGAATCTCCTATTTGTTTAGGAGATCTTCCGTCTGCTCTAAAGGTGGCTATAGCGTACCTGCCATTGTACAGGGAGTGTGTTGAGGCAGGGGGGTGTTTGCTGTCACAGAGACTGAGGGGACAACTTGTGGAAGCTGCAAGAAGATTGGGAGGTAAAAAATTGGATGAAGCTGGACAAGAAAAAGAACTCTTGGCTGTTTTGGAGCATCATCTTCCTCAGTTTTTTTTGTACGAGGCAAAGTGTGCTTAA